One part of the Arabidopsis thaliana chromosome 4, partial sequence genome encodes these proteins:
- a CDS encoding Rho GTPase activating protein with PAK-box/P21-Rho-binding domain-containing protein (Rho GTPase activating protein with PAK-box/P21-Rho-binding domain; FUNCTIONS IN: Rac GTPase activator activity; INVOLVED IN: signal transduction; LOCATED IN: intracellular; EXPRESSED IN: 12 plant structures; EXPRESSED DURING: 6 growth stages; CONTAINS InterPro DOMAIN/s: PAK-box/P21-Rho-binding (InterPro:IPR000095), Rho GTPase activation protein (InterPro:IPR008936), RhoGAP (InterPro:IPR000198); BEST Arabidopsis thaliana protein match is: Rho GTPase activating protein with PAK-box/P21-Rho-binding domain (TAIR:AT5G22400.1); Has 3907 Blast hits to 3903 proteins in 187 species: Archae - 0; Bacteria - 0; Metazoa - 2865; Fungi - 460; Plants - 187; Viruses - 0; Other Eukaryotes - 395 (source: NCBI BLink).): MTGLVMMTKGGGCGGGGKGGRRKSTAEEEEEEEQNQQQLSLVEFLLTALRKSVVSCRVDNRQDDGGVGGGISSAVHHMEIGWPTNVRHITHVTFDRFHGFLGLPHELQVEIPCRVPSASVSVFGVSAESMQCSYDEKGNSVPTILLLMQERLYSQQGLKAEGIFRINPENSQEEHVRDQLNRGIVPENIDVHCLAGLIKAWFRELPSGVLDGLSPEEVLNCNTEDESVELIKQLKPTESALLNWAVDLMADVVEEEESNKMNARNIAMVFAPNMTQMTDPLTALMHAVQVMNLLKTLITKTLAEREENATGSEGYSPSHSSNSQTDSDSDNAQDMEVSCESQATDSECGEEEEVEEVEQHQEHLSRHSTHEDETDIGSLCSIEKCFLNQLNNNAARVSNTSISEDWSPKAFPLVSFTENKSNTLSSSTSD; the protein is encoded by the exons ATGACGGGGCTAGTGATGATGACTAAAGGCGGAGGTTGCGGCGGCGGAGGAAAAGGAGGAAGGAGAAAATCAacggcggaggaggaagaagaagaagagcagaATCAGCAACAACTGTCTCTTGTTGAGTTTCTCTTAACGGCGCTGCGTAAATCTGTGGTTTCTTGCCGTGTAGACAACAGACAAGACGACGGCGGAGTAGGCGGAGGGATTTCGTCCGCCGTTCATCACATGGAGATCGGTTGGCCAACAAATGTTCGACACATCACTCATGTAACATTCGATCGATTCCATGGCTTTCTTGGTCTCCCTCACGAGCTTCAAGTTGAGATCCCATGTCGAGTCCCTAGTGCAAG TGTGAGTGTGTTTGGTGTATCGGCGGAATCGATGCAATGTTCTTATGATGAGAAAGGAAACAGTGTCCCAACGATTCTATTACTTATGCAGGAGAGACTCTATTCTCAACAAGGTCTTAAG GCTGAAGGAATTTTCAGGATAAACCCTGAGAATAGTCAAGAGGAACATGTAAGAGACCAACTAAACAGAGGTATTGTACCTGAGAATATTGATGTGCATTGTTTGGCTGGTCTTATTAAAGCTTGGTTTAGAGAGTTACCAAGTGGAGTGCTTGATGGTCTTTCTCCTGAGGAAGTTCTCAATTGCAACACTGAGGATGAATCCGTTGAACTCATTAAGCAGTTGAAGCCAACTGAGTCTGCTTTGCTTAATTGGGCTGTTGATCTTATGGCtgatgttgttgaagaagaagagtctaACAAAATGAATGCAAGGAATATAGCCATGGTTTTTGCTCCTAATATGACTCAG ATGACAGATCCATTAACGGCTCTTATGCATGCTGTTCAAGTGATGAACTTGCTTAAGACTCTTATCACAAAGACACTAGCTGAACGGGAAGAAAATGCTACCGGATCAGAAGGATATTCTCCATCCCACTCATCCAATTCTCAAactgattctgattctgacAATGCACAAGACATGGAAGTCAGCTGTGAATCACAAGCCACAGATTCGGAAtgcggagaagaagaagaagtagaggaAGTAGAACAGCATCAAGAACATCTCAGCCGCCACTCTACCCACGAAGATGAAACCGATATTGGATCATTATGTTCAATAGAGAAATGCTTCTTGAATCAACTCAACAACAATGCTGCTAGAGTTTCAAACACCAGTATCTCTGAAGACTGGAGTCCTAAAGCATTTCCGCTTGTATCATtcacagaaaacaaaagcaacaCTTTGAGCTCAAGCACTAGCGACTAA
- the RBP-DR1 gene encoding RNA-binding protein-defense related 1 (RNA-binding protein-defense related 1 (RBP-DR1); FUNCTIONS IN: RNA binding, nucleotide binding, nucleic acid binding; INVOLVED IN: plant-type hypersensitive response, positive regulation of salicylic acid mediated signaling pathway; LOCATED IN: cytoplasm; EXPRESSED IN: 24 plant structures; EXPRESSED DURING: 15 growth stages; CONTAINS InterPro DOMAIN/s: RNA recognition motif, RNP-1 (InterPro:IPR000504), Ribonucleoprotein, BRUNO-like (InterPro:IPR015903), Paraneoplastic encephalomyelitis antigen (InterPro:IPR002343), Nucleotide-binding, alpha-beta plait (InterPro:IPR012677); BEST Arabidopsis thaliana protein match is: RNA-binding (RRM/RBD/RNP motifs) family protein (TAIR:AT1G03457.1); Has 30201 Blast hits to 17322 proteins in 780 species: Archae - 12; Bacteria - 1396; Metazoa - 17338; Fungi - 3422; Plants - 5037; Viruses - 0; Other Eukaryotes - 2996 (source: NCBI BLink).) — translation MAEAKEENREKNEEEESVKLFVGQIPKHMSESQLLTLFQEFAVVDEVNIIKDKITRASRGCCFLLCPSREEADKLVNACHNKKTLPGANSLLQVKYADGELERLEHKLFVGMLPKNVSEAEVQSLFSKYGTIKDLQILRGAQQTSKGCAFLKYETKEQAVSAMESINGKHKMEGSTVPLVVKWADTERERHTRRLQKAQSHIARLGNGDPTNPSLFGALPMGYVPPYNGYGYHQPPGTYGYMLPPIQNQAAFSNMIAQPNQGNNNALQGTSPDSVPPRLARRNFPMPPGNYMGSGYPAMRGHPFPFAYPRGIVSPRPLSSSPGSISPGMSTPLGIGLSSVVQTEGPEGANLFIYNIPREFGDQELAAAFQSFGIVLSAKVFVDKATGVSKCFGFVSYDSQAAAQNAIDMMNGRHLGGKKLKVQLKRDSNNGQPSSNPSLIS, via the exons ATGGCGGAAGCGAAGGAGGAGAATAGGGagaaaaacgaagaagaagagagcgtAAAGCTTTTCGTCGGACAAATTCCGAAACATATGTCGGAATCTCAACTCTTAACATTGTTTCAAGAGTTCGCTGTCGTTGACGAGGTCAATATCATCAAGGACAAGATTACACGCGCCTCTCGag GATGTTGTTTTCTGCTATGTCCATcgagagaagaagcagataAGTTGGTCAATGCTTGCCATAACAAGAAGACATTGCCtggg GCTAACAGTCTATTGCAAGTAAAGTATGCAGATGGCGAATTAGAAAGGCTAG AGCATAAGCTATTTGTTGGTATGCTTCCAAAGAATGTCTCTGAAGCTGAAGTTCAATCTTTATTCTCCAAGTACGGGACCATAAAGGATCTACAGATTCTAAGAGGTGCTCAACAAACGAGCAAAG GCTGTGCATTTCTGAAGTATGAGACAAAAGAACAAGCTGTTTCCGCCATGGAATCTATCAACGGAAAACATAAAATGGAG GGTTCAACTGTTCCTTTAGTTGTCAAATGGGCAGACACAGAACGAGAAAGACACACAAGAAGACTTCAAAAGGCTCAATCTCACATCGCCCGACTAGGGAACGGTGATCCAACAAATCCCTCATTGTTTGGAGCATTACCTATGGGTTATGTACCACCATATAATGGATATGGTTATCAT CAGCCTCCTGGAACTTATGGTTACATGCTACCACCAATTCAGAACCAAGCTGCATTTTCCAATATGATTGCACAACCAAACCAAGGTAATAACAATGCATTGCAAGGAACATCGCCTGACTCTGTGCCGCCTCGTTTGGCCCGTAGAAACTTTCCTATGCCTCCTGGAAACTACATGGGATCTGGTTATCCTGCTATGCGAGGTCATCCTTTTCCATTTGCTTATCCCAGAGGAATTGTTAGTCCTCGCCCTCTAAGTAGCTCTCCTGGATCTATATCACCTGGCATGTCAACACCTTTAGGCATTGGTTTGAGTTCTGTGGTTCAAACCGAAG GTCCAGAAGGTGCAAATCTGTTTATCTATAACATACCTCGGGAGTTCGGGGATCAAGAACTCGCGGCTGCATTTCAATCTTTCGGTATTGTTCTGAGTGCCAAGGTTTTTGTAGACAAAGCCACTGGTGTAAGCAAATGTTTCG GTTTTGTTAGCTATGACTCACAAGCCGCGGCGCAGAACGCTATTGACATGATGAATGGTCGCCATTTAGGCGGTAAGAAATTGAAAGTCCAGCTTAAGAGAGACAGCAACAATGGCCAACCGAGTAGTAATCCTTCCTTAATCTCCTGA
- the RBP-DR1 gene encoding RNA-binding protein-defense related 1 (RNA-binding protein-defense related 1 (RBP-DR1); FUNCTIONS IN: RNA binding, nucleotide binding, nucleic acid binding; INVOLVED IN: plant-type hypersensitive response, positive regulation of salicylic acid mediated signaling pathway; LOCATED IN: cytoplasm; EXPRESSED IN: 24 plant structures; EXPRESSED DURING: 15 growth stages; CONTAINS InterPro DOMAIN/s: RNA recognition motif, RNP-1 (InterPro:IPR000504), Ribonucleoprotein, BRUNO-like (InterPro:IPR015903), Paraneoplastic encephalomyelitis antigen (InterPro:IPR002343), Nucleotide-binding, alpha-beta plait (InterPro:IPR012677); BEST Arabidopsis thaliana protein match is: RNA-binding (RRM/RBD/RNP motifs) family protein (TAIR:AT1G03457.1); Has 16162 Blast hits to 12321 proteins in 473 species: Archae - 8; Bacteria - 251; Metazoa - 10325; Fungi - 1647; Plants - 2258; Viruses - 0; Other Eukaryotes - 1673 (source: NCBI BLink).) — protein sequence MAEAKEENREKNEEEESVKLFVGQIPKHMSESQLLTLFQEFAVVDEVNIIKDKITRASRGCCFLLCPSREEADKLVNACHNKKTLPGANSLLQVKYADGELERLEHKLFVGMLPKNVSEAEVQSLFSKYGTIKDLQILRGAQQTSKGCAFLKYETKEQAVSAMESINGKHKMEGSTVPLVVKWADTERERHTRRLQKAQSHIARLGNGDPTNPSLFGALPMGYVPPYNGYGYHPPGTYGYMLPPIQNQAAFSNMIAQPNQGNNNALQGTSPDSVPPRLARRNFPMPPGNYMGSGYPAMRGHPFPFAYPRGIVSPRPLSSSPGSISPGMSTPLGIGLSSVVQTEGPEGANLFIYNIPREFGDQELAAAFQSFGIVLSAKVFVDKATGVSKCFGKLSFDLVFPLLKLVHCEGRKKAFFCCCCWLQVLLAMTHKPRRRTLLT from the exons ATGGCGGAAGCGAAGGAGGAGAATAGGGagaaaaacgaagaagaagagagcgtAAAGCTTTTCGTCGGACAAATTCCGAAACATATGTCGGAATCTCAACTCTTAACATTGTTTCAAGAGTTCGCTGTCGTTGACGAGGTCAATATCATCAAGGACAAGATTACACGCGCCTCTCGag GATGTTGTTTTCTGCTATGTCCATcgagagaagaagcagataAGTTGGTCAATGCTTGCCATAACAAGAAGACATTGCCtggg GCTAACAGTCTATTGCAAGTAAAGTATGCAGATGGCGAATTAGAAAGGCTAG AGCATAAGCTATTTGTTGGTATGCTTCCAAAGAATGTCTCTGAAGCTGAAGTTCAATCTTTATTCTCCAAGTACGGGACCATAAAGGATCTACAGATTCTAAGAGGTGCTCAACAAACGAGCAAAG GCTGTGCATTTCTGAAGTATGAGACAAAAGAACAAGCTGTTTCCGCCATGGAATCTATCAACGGAAAACATAAAATGGAG GGTTCAACTGTTCCTTTAGTTGTCAAATGGGCAGACACAGAACGAGAAAGACACACAAGAAGACTTCAAAAGGCTCAATCTCACATCGCCCGACTAGGGAACGGTGATCCAACAAATCCCTCATTGTTTGGAGCATTACCTATGGGTTATGTACCACCATATAATGGATATGGTTATCAT CCTCCTGGAACTTATGGTTACATGCTACCACCAATTCAGAACCAAGCTGCATTTTCCAATATGATTGCACAACCAAACCAAGGTAATAACAATGCATTGCAAGGAACATCGCCTGACTCTGTGCCGCCTCGTTTGGCCCGTAGAAACTTTCCTATGCCTCCTGGAAACTACATGGGATCTGGTTATCCTGCTATGCGAGGTCATCCTTTTCCATTTGCTTATCCCAGAGGAATTGTTAGTCCTCGCCCTCTAAGTAGCTCTCCTGGATCTATATCACCTGGCATGTCAACACCTTTAGGCATTGGTTTGAGTTCTGTGGTTCAAACCGAAG GTCCAGAAGGTGCAAATCTGTTTATCTATAACATACCTCGGGAGTTCGGGGATCAAGAACTCGCGGCTGCATTTCAATCTTTCGGTATTGTTCTGAGTGCCAAGGTTTTTGTAGACAAAGCCACTGGTGTAAGCAAATGTTTCGGTAAGCTCTCTTTTGATCTAGTTTTTCCTCTTTTAAAACTGGTTCATTGTGAAGGTAGAAAGAAAGCATTCTTTTGCTGTTGCTGTTGGTTGCAGGTTTTGTTAGCTATGACTCACAAGCCGCGGCGCAGAACGCTATTGACATGA
- the RBP-DR1 gene encoding RNA-binding protein-defense related 1 produces MAEAKEENREKNEEEESVKLFVGQIPKHMSESQLLTLFQEFAVVDEVNIIKDKITRASRGCCFLLCPSREEADKLVNACHNKKTLPGANSLLQVKYADGELERLEHKLFVGMLPKNVSEAEVQSLFSKYGTIKDLQILRGAQQTSKGCAFLKYETKEQAVSAMESINGKHKMEGSTVPLVVKWADTERERHTRRLQKAQSHIARLGNGDPTNPSLFGALPMGYVPPYNGYGYHQPPGTYGYMLPPIQNQAAFSNMIAQPNQGNNNALQGTSPDSVPPRLARRNFPMPPGNYMGSGYPAMRGHPFPFAYPRGIVSPRPLSSSPGSISPGMSTPLGIGLSSVVQTEGPEGANLFIYNIPREFGDQELAAAFQSFGIVLSAKVFVDKATGVSKCFGKLSFDLVFPLLKLVHCEGRKKAFFCCCCWLQVLLAMTHKPRRRTLLT; encoded by the exons ATGGCGGAAGCGAAGGAGGAGAATAGGGagaaaaacgaagaagaagagagcgtAAAGCTTTTCGTCGGACAAATTCCGAAACATATGTCGGAATCTCAACTCTTAACATTGTTTCAAGAGTTCGCTGTCGTTGACGAGGTCAATATCATCAAGGACAAGATTACACGCGCCTCTCGag GATGTTGTTTTCTGCTATGTCCATcgagagaagaagcagataAGTTGGTCAATGCTTGCCATAACAAGAAGACATTGCCtggg GCTAACAGTCTATTGCAAGTAAAGTATGCAGATGGCGAATTAGAAAGGCTAG AGCATAAGCTATTTGTTGGTATGCTTCCAAAGAATGTCTCTGAAGCTGAAGTTCAATCTTTATTCTCCAAGTACGGGACCATAAAGGATCTACAGATTCTAAGAGGTGCTCAACAAACGAGCAAAG GCTGTGCATTTCTGAAGTATGAGACAAAAGAACAAGCTGTTTCCGCCATGGAATCTATCAACGGAAAACATAAAATGGAG GGTTCAACTGTTCCTTTAGTTGTCAAATGGGCAGACACAGAACGAGAAAGACACACAAGAAGACTTCAAAAGGCTCAATCTCACATCGCCCGACTAGGGAACGGTGATCCAACAAATCCCTCATTGTTTGGAGCATTACCTATGGGTTATGTACCACCATATAATGGATATGGTTATCAT CAGCCTCCTGGAACTTATGGTTACATGCTACCACCAATTCAGAACCAAGCTGCATTTTCCAATATGATTGCACAACCAAACCAAGGTAATAACAATGCATTGCAAGGAACATCGCCTGACTCTGTGCCGCCTCGTTTGGCCCGTAGAAACTTTCCTATGCCTCCTGGAAACTACATGGGATCTGGTTATCCTGCTATGCGAGGTCATCCTTTTCCATTTGCTTATCCCAGAGGAATTGTTAGTCCTCGCCCTCTAAGTAGCTCTCCTGGATCTATATCACCTGGCATGTCAACACCTTTAGGCATTGGTTTGAGTTCTGTGGTTCAAACCGAAG GTCCAGAAGGTGCAAATCTGTTTATCTATAACATACCTCGGGAGTTCGGGGATCAAGAACTCGCGGCTGCATTTCAATCTTTCGGTATTGTTCTGAGTGCCAAGGTTTTTGTAGACAAAGCCACTGGTGTAAGCAAATGTTTCGGTAAGCTCTCTTTTGATCTAGTTTTTCCTCTTTTAAAACTGGTTCATTGTGAAGGTAGAAAGAAAGCATTCTTTTGCTGTTGCTGTTGGTTGCAGGTTTTGTTAGCTATGACTCACAAGCCGCGGCGCAGAACGCTATTGACATGA
- a CDS encoding uncharacterized protein (unknown protein; LOCATED IN: mitochondrion; Has 30201 Blast hits to 17322 proteins in 780 species: Archae - 12; Bacteria - 1396; Metazoa - 17338; Fungi - 3422; Plants - 5037; Viruses - 0; Other Eukaryotes - 2996 (source: NCBI BLink).) — translation MNKFRGLFVGNMRNLILWRWRKEQVGAARVFVFLVALAGQSVMLVFAPLFSLVFTSFAILVF, via the coding sequence atgAATAAATTCAGGGGTCTATTTGTTGGAAATAtgagaaatttaattttgtggCGTTGGAGAAAGGAACAAGTTGGAGCTGCTcgagtctttgtttttttggtcgcGTTGGCGGGACAGTCTGTCATGCTTGTGTTTGCCCCTCTGTTTTCGCTTGTATTTACGAGTTTTGCCATTCTAGTTTTCTGA